A portion of the Acanthopagrus latus isolate v.2019 chromosome 21, fAcaLat1.1, whole genome shotgun sequence genome contains these proteins:
- the ubtfl gene encoding upstream binding transcription factor, like isoform X2, producing the protein MNGSSSVSRAQSASRVKSEPDDWSKEDCLTLLERIRSLLPDGDAMKYKTTESHFDWDKICFGSFTGDMCRQKWHKVSSEVRKYRTMTELIVDATEFVKNPYKGKKLKTHPDFPKKPLTPYFRFFMEKRAKYAKIHPEMSNLDLTKILSKKYKELPDKKKQKYITEFQREKEEFEKNMARFKEDHPELIEERKKSDLPEKPKTPQQLWYNHEKKAYMKLHPEVSQKELKEALRRQWSQLSDKRRLKWISKALELQKDYEGSMRAYHEAHPDVNSDDHVRSVLTKAERQLKDKFDGRPTKPPPNGYSLYCAELMVNMKDVPSTERMVLCSKQWKMMTQKEKDMFQKRCEQRKKQYDIDLQRFLESLPEEERDRVMSEEKLGGAKSGGGVVSSPHRARSPSVKEQCREAEPEQWAPASLPKERRDGKKAAKLPETPKTAEEMWQHSVIGDYLAKYRSDRRKAQSGMEAAWKSMEKKEKIPWIKKAAEDQKRYEVQYHPVRELLEMRTPPAAQSHRKPKFDGEPKKPPVSGYQMFSQELLTNGELNHFSLKERMVEIGKRWHKLSQSQKDKYKKLVEEQQVEYKAELEAWVKSLSPQDRAVYKEFSSSKRRSTTKVRSSPGTKVRVTAKGKAASSRAAAQTVGVAKRAMAYRAKDMSDSDEEEEKSDSSDSDEDDETSGSTDSDDENEDDEEDDEDDEDQSSSEESSDSDSD; encoded by the exons ATGaacggcagcagcagcgtctccaGAGCTCAGAGCGCCAGCAGGGTCAAGAGTGAGCCAG atgACTGGAGTAAGGAGGACTGTCTCACTCTGCTGGAGAGGATTCGCAGTCTGCTGCCAGACGGAGATGCCATGAAGTATAAAACCACAGAGTCGCACTTTGACTGGGACAAGATCTGTTTCGGCAGCTTCACCGGAGACATGTGTCGCCAGAAGTGGCACAAAGTCTCCTCTGAG gttcGTAAGTACAGAACGATGACAGAGCTCATTGTAGACGCCACGGAGTTCGTGAAGAATCCGTACAAAGGCAAGAAACTGAAG ACTCATCCAGATTTTCCGAAGAAGCCTCTGACGCCATACTTCCGCTTCTTCATGGAGAAACGAGCCAAATACGCCAAAATCCACCCAGAGATGAGCAACCTGGACCTGACCAAGATCCTGTCCAAGAAGTACAAGGAGCTGCCCGACAAGAAGAAG CAAAAGTACATCACAGAGTTTCAGCGAGAGAAAGAAGAGTTTGAGAAGAACATGGCTCGATTCAA GGAGGATCATCCCGAGCTGATCGAAGAGCGGAAGAAGTCAGACCTGCCGGAGAAACCGAAGACTCCTCAACAGCTGTGGTACAACCACGAGAAGAAGGCCTATATGAAGCTTCACCCcgag GTGAGTcagaaggagctgaaggaggCTCTGAGGAGACAGTGGTCTCAACTGTCAGACAAGAGGAGGCTCAAGTGGATCAGCAAGGCCCTGGAGCTCCAGAAGGACTACGAG ggcagTATGAGAGCGTATCATGAAGCTCATCCAGACGTGAACTCTGATGATCACGTCCGGTCCGTCCTCACcaaagcagagagacagctgaAGGACAAGTTTGACGGACGGCCGACAAAACCTCCACC TAACGGCTACTCTCTGTACTGTGCGGAGCTGATGGTGAACATGAAGGACGTCCCCAGCACCGAGCGCATGGTGCTCTGCAGTAAACAGTGGAAGATGATGACGCAGAAGGAGAAGGACATGTTTCAGAAACGCTGTGAGCAG AGGAAGAAGCAGTACGACATCGACCTGCAGAGGTTCCTGGAG AGTCTCCCAGAGGAGGAACGAGACCGCGTCATGTCAGAGGAGAAACTGGGCGGGGCCAAATCCGGAGGGGGCGTGGTCTCTAGCCCTCACAGAGCCAGGTCTCCTTCTGTCAAG GAACAGTGTCGGGAGGCGGAGCCAGAGCAGTGGGCCCCTGCCAGTCTGCCAAAAGAGAGACGGGACGGGAAGAAGGCGGCGAAGCTTCCGGAAACGCCAAAAACAGCGGAGGAGATGTGGCAGCACAGCGTGATCGGAGACTACCTGGCCAAATACAGG AGCGACCGCAGGAAGGCTCAGTCGGGGATGGAGGCGGCCTGGAAATCgatggagaagaaggagaagattCCCTGGATCAAGAAGGCAGCGGAGGACCAGAAGCGTTACGAGGTTCAGTACCATCCTGTG AGGGAGCTGTTGGAGATGAGGACTCCGCCTGCAGCTCAGAGTCACAGGAAGCCCAAGTTTGATGGAGAACCAAAGAAACCTCCAGT GAGCGGCTATCAGATGTTCTCCCAGGAGCTGCTGACCAACGGGGAGCTGAACCACTTCAGCCTGAAGGAGCGCATGGTGGAGATCGGCAAGAGGTGGCACAAACTGAGCCAGAGTCAGAAAGACAAGTACaagaagctggtggaggagcagcaggtggagtACAAGGCCGAGCTGGAGGCCTGGGTCAAG tctctgtctcctcaggaTCGAGCCGTCTATAAAGAGTTCTCCTCCTCA AAACGTCGCAGCACCACTAAAGTCCGCAGCAGTCCCGGAACTAAAGTCCGTGTGACGGCTAAGGGGAAGGCAGCAAGTTCAAGAGCTGCGGCACAGACAGTTGGTGTGGCCAAGAGGGCCATGGCGTACCGAGCCAAG GACATGTCCGACTCtgacgaggaagaggagaagagcgACTCTTCTGActctgatgaagatgatgagacGTCAGGATCCACGGACAGCGACGACGAG AACGAAGATGACGAAGAGGATGACGAGGATGACGAAGATCAGAGCTCCTCTGAAGAATCCAGTGACTCAGACTCGGACTAG
- the ubtfl gene encoding upstream binding transcription factor, like isoform X3 — translation MNGSSSVSRAQSASRVKSEPDDWSKEDCLTLLERIRSLLPDGDAMKYKTTESHFDWDKICFGSFTGDMCRQKWHKVSSEVRKYRTMTELIVDATEFVKNPYKGKKLKTHPDFPKKPLTPYFRFFMEKRAKYAKIHPEMSNLDLTKILSKKYKELPDKKKQKYITEFQREKEEFEKNMARFKEDHPELIEERKKSDLPEKPKTPQQLWYNHEKKAYMKLHPEVSQKELKEALRRQWSQLSDKRRLKWISKALELQKDYEGSMRAYHEAHPDVNSDDHVRSVLTKAERQLKDKFDGRPTKPPPNGYSLYCAELMVNMKDVPSTERMVLCSKQWKMMTQKEKDMFQKRCEQRKKQYDIDLQRFLESLPEEERDRVMSEEKLGGAKSGGGVVSSPHRARSPSVKCREAEPEQWAPASLPKERRDGKKAAKLPETPKTAEEMWQHSVIGDYLAKYRSDRRKAQSGMEAAWKSMEKKEKIPWIKKAAEDQKRYEVQYHPVRELLEMRTPPAAQSHRKPKFDGEPKKPPVSGYQMFSQELLTNGELNHFSLKERMVEIGKRWHKLSQSQKDKYKKLVEEQQVEYKAELEAWVKSLSPQDRAVYKEFSSSKRRSTTKVRSSPGTKVRVTAKGKAASSRAAAQTVGVAKRAMAYRAKQDMSDSDEEEEKSDSSDSDEDDETSGSTDSDDENEDDEEDDEDDEDQSSSEESSDSDSD, via the exons ATGaacggcagcagcagcgtctccaGAGCTCAGAGCGCCAGCAGGGTCAAGAGTGAGCCAG atgACTGGAGTAAGGAGGACTGTCTCACTCTGCTGGAGAGGATTCGCAGTCTGCTGCCAGACGGAGATGCCATGAAGTATAAAACCACAGAGTCGCACTTTGACTGGGACAAGATCTGTTTCGGCAGCTTCACCGGAGACATGTGTCGCCAGAAGTGGCACAAAGTCTCCTCTGAG gttcGTAAGTACAGAACGATGACAGAGCTCATTGTAGACGCCACGGAGTTCGTGAAGAATCCGTACAAAGGCAAGAAACTGAAG ACTCATCCAGATTTTCCGAAGAAGCCTCTGACGCCATACTTCCGCTTCTTCATGGAGAAACGAGCCAAATACGCCAAAATCCACCCAGAGATGAGCAACCTGGACCTGACCAAGATCCTGTCCAAGAAGTACAAGGAGCTGCCCGACAAGAAGAAG CAAAAGTACATCACAGAGTTTCAGCGAGAGAAAGAAGAGTTTGAGAAGAACATGGCTCGATTCAA GGAGGATCATCCCGAGCTGATCGAAGAGCGGAAGAAGTCAGACCTGCCGGAGAAACCGAAGACTCCTCAACAGCTGTGGTACAACCACGAGAAGAAGGCCTATATGAAGCTTCACCCcgag GTGAGTcagaaggagctgaaggaggCTCTGAGGAGACAGTGGTCTCAACTGTCAGACAAGAGGAGGCTCAAGTGGATCAGCAAGGCCCTGGAGCTCCAGAAGGACTACGAG ggcagTATGAGAGCGTATCATGAAGCTCATCCAGACGTGAACTCTGATGATCACGTCCGGTCCGTCCTCACcaaagcagagagacagctgaAGGACAAGTTTGACGGACGGCCGACAAAACCTCCACC TAACGGCTACTCTCTGTACTGTGCGGAGCTGATGGTGAACATGAAGGACGTCCCCAGCACCGAGCGCATGGTGCTCTGCAGTAAACAGTGGAAGATGATGACGCAGAAGGAGAAGGACATGTTTCAGAAACGCTGTGAGCAG AGGAAGAAGCAGTACGACATCGACCTGCAGAGGTTCCTGGAG AGTCTCCCAGAGGAGGAACGAGACCGCGTCATGTCAGAGGAGAAACTGGGCGGGGCCAAATCCGGAGGGGGCGTGGTCTCTAGCCCTCACAGAGCCAGGTCTCCTTCTGTCAAG TGTCGGGAGGCGGAGCCAGAGCAGTGGGCCCCTGCCAGTCTGCCAAAAGAGAGACGGGACGGGAAGAAGGCGGCGAAGCTTCCGGAAACGCCAAAAACAGCGGAGGAGATGTGGCAGCACAGCGTGATCGGAGACTACCTGGCCAAATACAGG AGCGACCGCAGGAAGGCTCAGTCGGGGATGGAGGCGGCCTGGAAATCgatggagaagaaggagaagattCCCTGGATCAAGAAGGCAGCGGAGGACCAGAAGCGTTACGAGGTTCAGTACCATCCTGTG AGGGAGCTGTTGGAGATGAGGACTCCGCCTGCAGCTCAGAGTCACAGGAAGCCCAAGTTTGATGGAGAACCAAAGAAACCTCCAGT GAGCGGCTATCAGATGTTCTCCCAGGAGCTGCTGACCAACGGGGAGCTGAACCACTTCAGCCTGAAGGAGCGCATGGTGGAGATCGGCAAGAGGTGGCACAAACTGAGCCAGAGTCAGAAAGACAAGTACaagaagctggtggaggagcagcaggtggagtACAAGGCCGAGCTGGAGGCCTGGGTCAAG tctctgtctcctcaggaTCGAGCCGTCTATAAAGAGTTCTCCTCCTCA AAACGTCGCAGCACCACTAAAGTCCGCAGCAGTCCCGGAACTAAAGTCCGTGTGACGGCTAAGGGGAAGGCAGCAAGTTCAAGAGCTGCGGCACAGACAGTTGGTGTGGCCAAGAGGGCCATGGCGTACCGAGCCAAG caGGACATGTCCGACTCtgacgaggaagaggagaagagcgACTCTTCTGActctgatgaagatgatgagacGTCAGGATCCACGGACAGCGACGACGAG AACGAAGATGACGAAGAGGATGACGAGGATGACGAAGATCAGAGCTCCTCTGAAGAATCCAGTGACTCAGACTCGGACTAG
- the ubtfl gene encoding upstream binding transcription factor, like isoform X1: MNGSSSVSRAQSASRVKSEPDDWSKEDCLTLLERIRSLLPDGDAMKYKTTESHFDWDKICFGSFTGDMCRQKWHKVSSEVRKYRTMTELIVDATEFVKNPYKGKKLKTHPDFPKKPLTPYFRFFMEKRAKYAKIHPEMSNLDLTKILSKKYKELPDKKKQKYITEFQREKEEFEKNMARFKEDHPELIEERKKSDLPEKPKTPQQLWYNHEKKAYMKLHPEVSQKELKEALRRQWSQLSDKRRLKWISKALELQKDYEGSMRAYHEAHPDVNSDDHVRSVLTKAERQLKDKFDGRPTKPPPNGYSLYCAELMVNMKDVPSTERMVLCSKQWKMMTQKEKDMFQKRCEQRKKQYDIDLQRFLESLPEEERDRVMSEEKLGGAKSGGGVVSSPHRARSPSVKEQCREAEPEQWAPASLPKERRDGKKAAKLPETPKTAEEMWQHSVIGDYLAKYRSDRRKAQSGMEAAWKSMEKKEKIPWIKKAAEDQKRYEVQYHPVRELLEMRTPPAAQSHRKPKFDGEPKKPPVSGYQMFSQELLTNGELNHFSLKERMVEIGKRWHKLSQSQKDKYKKLVEEQQVEYKAELEAWVKSLSPQDRAVYKEFSSSKRRSTTKVRSSPGTKVRVTAKGKAASSRAAAQTVGVAKRAMAYRAKQDMSDSDEEEEKSDSSDSDEDDETSGSTDSDDENEDDEEDDEDDEDQSSSEESSDSDSD; the protein is encoded by the exons ATGaacggcagcagcagcgtctccaGAGCTCAGAGCGCCAGCAGGGTCAAGAGTGAGCCAG atgACTGGAGTAAGGAGGACTGTCTCACTCTGCTGGAGAGGATTCGCAGTCTGCTGCCAGACGGAGATGCCATGAAGTATAAAACCACAGAGTCGCACTTTGACTGGGACAAGATCTGTTTCGGCAGCTTCACCGGAGACATGTGTCGCCAGAAGTGGCACAAAGTCTCCTCTGAG gttcGTAAGTACAGAACGATGACAGAGCTCATTGTAGACGCCACGGAGTTCGTGAAGAATCCGTACAAAGGCAAGAAACTGAAG ACTCATCCAGATTTTCCGAAGAAGCCTCTGACGCCATACTTCCGCTTCTTCATGGAGAAACGAGCCAAATACGCCAAAATCCACCCAGAGATGAGCAACCTGGACCTGACCAAGATCCTGTCCAAGAAGTACAAGGAGCTGCCCGACAAGAAGAAG CAAAAGTACATCACAGAGTTTCAGCGAGAGAAAGAAGAGTTTGAGAAGAACATGGCTCGATTCAA GGAGGATCATCCCGAGCTGATCGAAGAGCGGAAGAAGTCAGACCTGCCGGAGAAACCGAAGACTCCTCAACAGCTGTGGTACAACCACGAGAAGAAGGCCTATATGAAGCTTCACCCcgag GTGAGTcagaaggagctgaaggaggCTCTGAGGAGACAGTGGTCTCAACTGTCAGACAAGAGGAGGCTCAAGTGGATCAGCAAGGCCCTGGAGCTCCAGAAGGACTACGAG ggcagTATGAGAGCGTATCATGAAGCTCATCCAGACGTGAACTCTGATGATCACGTCCGGTCCGTCCTCACcaaagcagagagacagctgaAGGACAAGTTTGACGGACGGCCGACAAAACCTCCACC TAACGGCTACTCTCTGTACTGTGCGGAGCTGATGGTGAACATGAAGGACGTCCCCAGCACCGAGCGCATGGTGCTCTGCAGTAAACAGTGGAAGATGATGACGCAGAAGGAGAAGGACATGTTTCAGAAACGCTGTGAGCAG AGGAAGAAGCAGTACGACATCGACCTGCAGAGGTTCCTGGAG AGTCTCCCAGAGGAGGAACGAGACCGCGTCATGTCAGAGGAGAAACTGGGCGGGGCCAAATCCGGAGGGGGCGTGGTCTCTAGCCCTCACAGAGCCAGGTCTCCTTCTGTCAAG GAACAGTGTCGGGAGGCGGAGCCAGAGCAGTGGGCCCCTGCCAGTCTGCCAAAAGAGAGACGGGACGGGAAGAAGGCGGCGAAGCTTCCGGAAACGCCAAAAACAGCGGAGGAGATGTGGCAGCACAGCGTGATCGGAGACTACCTGGCCAAATACAGG AGCGACCGCAGGAAGGCTCAGTCGGGGATGGAGGCGGCCTGGAAATCgatggagaagaaggagaagattCCCTGGATCAAGAAGGCAGCGGAGGACCAGAAGCGTTACGAGGTTCAGTACCATCCTGTG AGGGAGCTGTTGGAGATGAGGACTCCGCCTGCAGCTCAGAGTCACAGGAAGCCCAAGTTTGATGGAGAACCAAAGAAACCTCCAGT GAGCGGCTATCAGATGTTCTCCCAGGAGCTGCTGACCAACGGGGAGCTGAACCACTTCAGCCTGAAGGAGCGCATGGTGGAGATCGGCAAGAGGTGGCACAAACTGAGCCAGAGTCAGAAAGACAAGTACaagaagctggtggaggagcagcaggtggagtACAAGGCCGAGCTGGAGGCCTGGGTCAAG tctctgtctcctcaggaTCGAGCCGTCTATAAAGAGTTCTCCTCCTCA AAACGTCGCAGCACCACTAAAGTCCGCAGCAGTCCCGGAACTAAAGTCCGTGTGACGGCTAAGGGGAAGGCAGCAAGTTCAAGAGCTGCGGCACAGACAGTTGGTGTGGCCAAGAGGGCCATGGCGTACCGAGCCAAG caGGACATGTCCGACTCtgacgaggaagaggagaagagcgACTCTTCTGActctgatgaagatgatgagacGTCAGGATCCACGGACAGCGACGACGAG AACGAAGATGACGAAGAGGATGACGAGGATGACGAAGATCAGAGCTCCTCTGAAGAATCCAGTGACTCAGACTCGGACTAG
- the ubtfl gene encoding upstream binding transcription factor, like isoform X4, producing the protein MNGSSSVSRAQSASRVKSEPDDWSKEDCLTLLERIRSLLPDGDAMKYKTTESHFDWDKICFGSFTGDMCRQKWHKVSSEVRKYRTMTELIVDATEFVKNPYKGKKLKTHPDFPKKPLTPYFRFFMEKRAKYAKIHPEMSNLDLTKILSKKYKELPDKKKQKYITEFQREKEEFEKNMARFKEDHPELIEERKKSDLPEKPKTPQQLWYNHEKKAYMKLHPEVSQKELKEALRRQWSQLSDKRRLKWISKALELQKDYEGSMRAYHEAHPDVNSDDHVRSVLTKAERQLKDKFDGRPTKPPPNGYSLYCAELMVNMKDVPSTERMVLCSKQWKMMTQKEKDMFQKRCEQRKKQYDIDLQRFLESLPEEERDRVMSEEKLGGAKSGGGVVSSPHRARSPSVKEQCREAEPEQWAPASLPKERRDGKKAAKLPETPKTAEEMWQHSVIGDYLAKYRSDRRKAQSGMEAAWKSMEKKEKIPWIKKAAEDQKRYERELLEMRTPPAAQSHRKPKFDGEPKKPPVSGYQMFSQELLTNGELNHFSLKERMVEIGKRWHKLSQSQKDKYKKLVEEQQVEYKAELEAWVKSLSPQDRAVYKEFSSSKRRSTTKVRSSPGTKVRVTAKGKAASSRAAAQTVGVAKRAMAYRAKQDMSDSDEEEEKSDSSDSDEDDETSGSTDSDDENEDDEEDDEDDEDQSSSEESSDSDSD; encoded by the exons ATGaacggcagcagcagcgtctccaGAGCTCAGAGCGCCAGCAGGGTCAAGAGTGAGCCAG atgACTGGAGTAAGGAGGACTGTCTCACTCTGCTGGAGAGGATTCGCAGTCTGCTGCCAGACGGAGATGCCATGAAGTATAAAACCACAGAGTCGCACTTTGACTGGGACAAGATCTGTTTCGGCAGCTTCACCGGAGACATGTGTCGCCAGAAGTGGCACAAAGTCTCCTCTGAG gttcGTAAGTACAGAACGATGACAGAGCTCATTGTAGACGCCACGGAGTTCGTGAAGAATCCGTACAAAGGCAAGAAACTGAAG ACTCATCCAGATTTTCCGAAGAAGCCTCTGACGCCATACTTCCGCTTCTTCATGGAGAAACGAGCCAAATACGCCAAAATCCACCCAGAGATGAGCAACCTGGACCTGACCAAGATCCTGTCCAAGAAGTACAAGGAGCTGCCCGACAAGAAGAAG CAAAAGTACATCACAGAGTTTCAGCGAGAGAAAGAAGAGTTTGAGAAGAACATGGCTCGATTCAA GGAGGATCATCCCGAGCTGATCGAAGAGCGGAAGAAGTCAGACCTGCCGGAGAAACCGAAGACTCCTCAACAGCTGTGGTACAACCACGAGAAGAAGGCCTATATGAAGCTTCACCCcgag GTGAGTcagaaggagctgaaggaggCTCTGAGGAGACAGTGGTCTCAACTGTCAGACAAGAGGAGGCTCAAGTGGATCAGCAAGGCCCTGGAGCTCCAGAAGGACTACGAG ggcagTATGAGAGCGTATCATGAAGCTCATCCAGACGTGAACTCTGATGATCACGTCCGGTCCGTCCTCACcaaagcagagagacagctgaAGGACAAGTTTGACGGACGGCCGACAAAACCTCCACC TAACGGCTACTCTCTGTACTGTGCGGAGCTGATGGTGAACATGAAGGACGTCCCCAGCACCGAGCGCATGGTGCTCTGCAGTAAACAGTGGAAGATGATGACGCAGAAGGAGAAGGACATGTTTCAGAAACGCTGTGAGCAG AGGAAGAAGCAGTACGACATCGACCTGCAGAGGTTCCTGGAG AGTCTCCCAGAGGAGGAACGAGACCGCGTCATGTCAGAGGAGAAACTGGGCGGGGCCAAATCCGGAGGGGGCGTGGTCTCTAGCCCTCACAGAGCCAGGTCTCCTTCTGTCAAG GAACAGTGTCGGGAGGCGGAGCCAGAGCAGTGGGCCCCTGCCAGTCTGCCAAAAGAGAGACGGGACGGGAAGAAGGCGGCGAAGCTTCCGGAAACGCCAAAAACAGCGGAGGAGATGTGGCAGCACAGCGTGATCGGAGACTACCTGGCCAAATACAGG AGCGACCGCAGGAAGGCTCAGTCGGGGATGGAGGCGGCCTGGAAATCgatggagaagaaggagaagattCCCTGGATCAAGAAGGCAGCGGAGGACCAGAAGCGTTACGAG AGGGAGCTGTTGGAGATGAGGACTCCGCCTGCAGCTCAGAGTCACAGGAAGCCCAAGTTTGATGGAGAACCAAAGAAACCTCCAGT GAGCGGCTATCAGATGTTCTCCCAGGAGCTGCTGACCAACGGGGAGCTGAACCACTTCAGCCTGAAGGAGCGCATGGTGGAGATCGGCAAGAGGTGGCACAAACTGAGCCAGAGTCAGAAAGACAAGTACaagaagctggtggaggagcagcaggtggagtACAAGGCCGAGCTGGAGGCCTGGGTCAAG tctctgtctcctcaggaTCGAGCCGTCTATAAAGAGTTCTCCTCCTCA AAACGTCGCAGCACCACTAAAGTCCGCAGCAGTCCCGGAACTAAAGTCCGTGTGACGGCTAAGGGGAAGGCAGCAAGTTCAAGAGCTGCGGCACAGACAGTTGGTGTGGCCAAGAGGGCCATGGCGTACCGAGCCAAG caGGACATGTCCGACTCtgacgaggaagaggagaagagcgACTCTTCTGActctgatgaagatgatgagacGTCAGGATCCACGGACAGCGACGACGAG AACGAAGATGACGAAGAGGATGACGAGGATGACGAAGATCAGAGCTCCTCTGAAGAATCCAGTGACTCAGACTCGGACTAG